The Cutaneotrichosporon cavernicola HIS019 DNA, chromosome: 3 region AGGGTTCGTGGCACTTGGGTCCACCCTCGAGACACCCCAGACACGCACCAAGCACCTCCGCCCACATCACTGCAGAATTGATATAACCTGCATCGCTTCACCGCTTCATCGCCTCCCTACTCGCCTCCATCGACAACATGATCTACCTCCTTCTACTTCTTCTCTCCACCACGGCTTTAGCCGCTTGGCACCACGttcgtcctcctctcctccatcacTAACTCCAGCCCCGGGGCACCTATCTTCTCGCAACCGCTGGCTTCGGAGCCTGCCTCGAACCAGAGGGCAACTTCAttggcgccgagctcgtcctcagTGACTGCAGTAACGCCGGCGCAATAGGATACCAATACGAAGGTCCCCTTACGCGCATCTACTTTCTCGAATACGACAAGTGCCTCGAAATTCCCAATGGTGCTTGGTCATACCAGAGTCGGCCCGTGCTCGCAGAGTGCCACGACGCCACTGTCAACGTCCACCAACTCTGGACGCCGACTTATGCGAATGACAAGGACGAACGTACATTCATCATCCGCTGGACTGGGGCAGATGGCAACGGAGATGGGTGTATCGATGTGCCGAATGGCGCATGGTGGCGATACCTCTACAGGGACAAGGTGTGGATGAACTTGTGCGATCACAAGAATGAGAACCAGCACTTTTGGATGATGAGGCGCGACCTCCCAGAGGATGCGGGGTATGGTGACGGGTATCGCAATTTGCCCCGCGAGAGCTGGGCCTATCAGTATGACGAGCCCGCTATCGTGATCTAGTAGTATGAGAGGCGAGCCTTTATATTCTGTGGTTAGGTATATTCATGCAGAGTGCACATGTGTTTTCAGAGGATCAACATACGAGCTTCGCAGGTGTACGTGTGTCAGATATAAGGAGTAGGTGCACGAAGCTGACGGATTCTAGGCGGTCTGAAGGGATCGATGAGCGGATGACCTGGGCTCAGGCTAATGGTCGATGTCCACGGACCAGACGTCTCTCCCTTTGCGGCTAGCGTCTTAGGCTGCCTTCCCGCTGCGCCGCACGGCTGCCCTTTCTGCCACTAGTTCCAGGACAGGCAggcgccgcgacgaccgcCTGCATGGGCATAATTTGTCTACCGCGCCGCAGTCTTGGCGCGCCCCAGAAGCTGCGACGGCAGCGTGGTGGATGACCCCAATGAGCGGTTGGCGGCACTCATCCGCTTCTGCTCCGTGGTCTGGGTCGCGAGCTGCGCCAGTAACGCCCAGAGCAGCTACGAGCTCCTTCTGCGCCGAGTTGATCCGTGGACCCACTCACCAGCGAGTAGTCGCACAATGAGAATCAGAACCAACGAGCAAAGAACCGACGAGTCACTCCCTCAGGCCCCACATGGAGCCCTGCTACACTCTACGAATCCATGGGAATTCAATTTACTGAGAAGGCGACGTGTACTTGGTaggctcgccgcgcgcctccATGCGCTGCTTGGCTTCCTGCAGCGCCCATGCCTGGATACTGTTGTGGGAGAGTAGATGGAGCGGGTGGAAGAAGGGGGCCCATGGCGGGTGCGTGAGTCGAAGCGAGCGAGCGTGTGATGGGCGGGAGGGATTGGGCAGAGGTATGCAATTGAGAGGTGAGCAGAGGGTGCAGCGGAGTGATGGAGTAACAGAACAGAGACAACGCGCAGATCGGGATGAGTGGTCAGCAGGCATACACAACAGCAGGGCGAACGCACGAGGTGTCGGGCTTGTACACGATGATCgcagcggcgagcgcgaggccgccaaAGAAGCCGGTGTAGAAGATGGtcctggggtcagcgcgCCGTATCTTGGAGAGGTCTGTAGACCGCCTCGACATGAGGACCAAACAGGAATCCAACTCACTCCCAGCTCTCACGGACACGTTTCTGGCCGGGACcgatctggtgtcagcttctCAAGCGGCGCAGTCGCGTTGGTCGCGTAAGATGTGTGCAACGGGCCTGAAGAGGGAAAGACAGGATAAAGACAGGAGGCGGAGTGCAGTGATGCGCGGTGGAATGCGCGTGGGATGATtggtgggttgggtggcgagtgaggagatggtgggATGGTGCTCGGAGCAGCGGGCGACGCAGAGGTCCCGCGAGACGGAGACCGAAGAGGACGTTGGAATGCGCAGGAGGTCTGGCGCGCGTTGAGGCTCGCGTGTCGTGCAGTCCCGCGGGGTAGTCGTGCGCGACCGTCGTGTCCGTCCCGAAGCCGAGCAGCATCCACCGCCCACACCCCgcctcccttcctccaaccccaTCAAATCCcatccctcctccaccgtcgccctcctgtttcccctccccctgcCCCTCCTGTatctcctcgcctccgtcaacgcgcgctcctcacctcctcggAGAAAACGTAGCCCGACGGCTGATTGTAGTGCGGCGTGCTCCCGTAGCGGACCTGAACAggacgcgcggcgcgagcgagagggCGAGCTGCTTGGCGGAGCATGGTGAGTGGTGTGGCCGTAGTGGTCGTTGATGCTCGTCGTTCGGAATCGAGTTGGGCGGCAATCCAGTGGGGCTTAGCGGGCAGTGGCAGTGGGTGGCTCGGAGTTGCCACGTGGATGGGAATTACAATGTGGCGGATTCGGCAATCACTCAACGATCAACGAGTTGCCACCCAGTCCCACCTAGAGCCACATTGACATTAATGCGATCCAGCATAACAACTATGAGCAAGAGGTAGCATAAACAAAGCCCATCAACGCCATGAGTGCAACCTCTTCTCCTACTCCTCCTATCTCGGGCTCCCTACTCTACCACGCGCTTGCCAACTCTCCCTCACAAGATGCAACCCGACCAAGAACGGCACAGATGGAGACGGCGACAAACGTAGGCGAGGGCTACACGTATACCTCGAGCTCCATTGTGCGCGTAGCTCTCGCGGGGGGTATCATCGTGCTCGGCGTGTGTGCGTTGTTGCTGTTCGTCAAGGTGAGTCTCACTTTTGCGCCCCTCGTGCTCGCGATGATCGCGGTGCTGGCTCGGTTTGCACAGCGCTAAGTCCAGATCTCGGGATGGCTGCGGTACCGCCAACGCACCAGCCGTGAACGCGCCCTTAGCGAGGCTCAGGATAGCGAGCAGCGTGCGCGTGCATTCGAACTAGCCGCGTGGGCCGATACGCCTGGCCAAGCGCCCGTCACCAGGCGCGACACAACCCGCCGCCGGTGGTGGCAGCGCATCAAGACCAAACCAGAAGATAAAGAGAAGCGGCGCGGACTGCGGGGCAAGACAAACGCGTATGCTGTGTacgagtgggagggggtACCGCAGTAGGCTTCTAGACATTTTCACTTGGGCGTTGGGTATTCACTGGggctgcgcgaggacgacctgtACATGTAGTTGTATCATGGATCTATAGAGGCTTTATTTACAAAGGTTGCTTGCTGCTGGCCTCACGCGGCAAACTTGCCGAGGCCCATGACACGGTcacgcgcctcctcgtACTTGGACTTGGTCTCGGCCACCACATCCTCCGGCAGCGCGACaccctccttggccttgagccCGCCCTTGATCAGCCAGTCGCGGAGGTACTGCTTGTCAAACGAGTCCTGAGGCTTGCCCTCCTGGTAAGCGGCCGCCGACCAGTAGCGTGACGAGTCGGGGGTGAGTGCCTCAtcgatgaggatgagctgcCTGCCGTTCGGCGTGTCGAGAAGGCCGAACTCAAACTTGGTGTCGGCAAGGATGAGGCCACGTTCGAGGGCGTACTCGGCCGCAGTGTCTGATGTAAGCACAGCACAAACTCGTAGTGAAACGCGGGTCCAAGCTTAGCGCAGGCTCCTCTGGAGGGCCTCATTTCCCGCTCGGATCCTGCACACCCCCTCACGCCTCGGCTCACTGTAAAGCTGGAGCGCCGTACGCTCAATCTCAGCGGCCACCTCGGCACCGCAGATCTCCTTCGCCTTGTCGGGGTGGATGTTCTCGTCGTGGTCGCCcaggtcggccttggtgcTCGGCGTGAAGATGGCCTTGGGGAGCTTCTGGCTCTCGACTAGCCCTGCCGGCATGGGGATACCGTGCACCGTCTGGCTCTTCTGGTACTCGCCCCATGCCGAGCCGGTGATGTAGCCGCGCACGATGGCCTCGATCTTGACAACCTCGCACTTGCGCACGATCATCGACCGCCCCTCGAGCTGTGCGCGGTACTCGGCCAGGGAGGCCGGGAACTCCTCCCACGCAGTCGTGGCTCCCTGCAGACACGCTGGGGACGCGCCCTCGATGCACGGCGTGAGAACGTGATTGGGGATGAtgttcttgagcttgtgGAACCAGAACATGCTCAGCTGGGTGAGGGTCGCGCCCTTCTGCGGGATGCCGTTCTCCATGATCACGTCGAAGGCGCTGATCCGATCCGTCGCCACAAAGAGGAGCTTGTCCGCGTCCGCTACGTCGGGGAGCGCATAGATGTCCCTAACCTTGCCCTTGGACAGGAGCTTCAGCTTGGGCATGTCCGTGTTAAGGACCTTTGGGTTAGTCTGTGCACCAGGATCACATCCATTTACGCCAGCTCCCAAATCCTACGCAACGCCTACTTCTTCTTGCGGGGGTTACTCACAGCTGCGCTTGGTCCAGCAGTTGGGTCCAAGGCGGCGGCATGTTTTGCGGCCTGCTCCTTGGTCTGTCTCTCCTCTTTGGCCTTCCtgagggcggcgcgctcctcctcagtAGGCGGCCGATTCGCGCCacccttggccttcttggcagccttggcggcgtTCTTCTCCGCCTTGATGCGGTCGGCCTCCGAGACGACCTTGGGGTAGCCGAGGCGGTCCATCTCCTGCCAGTCGGGCGACGCTTCATAGACCTTGCGGATcggggcgaggaggaggatgagcgcGGCGGTAACGCCCGACTTGAGGT contains the following coding sequences:
- a CDS encoding uncharacterized protein (ESSS subunit of NADH:ubiquinone oxidoreductase (complex I)), encoding MLRQAARPLARAARPVQVRYGSTPHYNQPSGYVFSEEIGPGQKRVRESWETIFYTGFFGGLALAAAIIVYKPDTSIQAWALQEAKQRMEARGEPTKYTSPSQ
- a CDS encoding uncharacterized protein (tRNA synthetases class I (W and Y)), producing MSDELDFTNQKEDKTITVALNPEAEARFERITRSLAEVTSANIIRQVLADGETPRLYWGTATTGRPHIAYCVPLIKIADFLSAGVHVKILLADIHAFLDANKSTMEVLKYRVKYYSYLLHAVLTTLGVPTDKLEFVTGSSYQLKPDYTLDVYRFNSLTTVKQAEHAGADVVKASTSPQMCSLLYPGLQCLDEQYLDVHIQFGGVDQRKIFMFASHYLPKLGYAKRAHLMNGMVPGLSGGKMSASDPKSKIDFLDSAADVKAKIKAAVCEPGVVEGNGILAFLKTVLIPAQVMRDEQAVARGEKRYVGELSFASPTSPIGTVFTIARPEKFGGDLHFASYQALEDEYAAEKLHPGDLKSGVTAALILLLAPIRKVYEASPDWQEMDRLGYPKVVSEADRIKAEKNAAKAAKKAKGGANRPPTEEERAALRKAKEERQTKEQAAKHAAALDPTAGPSAAVLNTDMPKLKLLSKGKVRDIYALPDVADADKLLFVATDRISAFDVIMENGIPQKGATLTQLSMFWFHKLKNIIPNHVLTPCIEGASPACLQGATTAWEEFPASLAEYRAQLEGRSMIVRKCEVVKIEAIVRGYITGSAWGEYQKSQTVHGIPMPAGLVESQKLPKAIFTPSTKADLGDHDENIHPDKAKEICGAEVAAEIERTALQLYNTAAEYALERGLILADTKFEFGLLDTPNGRQLILIDEALTPDSSRYWSAAAYQEGKPQDSFDKQYLRDWLIKGGLKAKEGVALPEDVVAETKSKYEEARDRVMGLGKFAA